The window GGGTCAGGATCAACTGCAGCACCTCGTCACAGTGTGTGGTGGGTCgagccccacctcccttccagtgCAGGCCTTTCTCCAGGACGGGGAATAAGTCCAGCAGACACGAGAGCACAGCCTAGGAGGAAGTAACAGAAAAGAAGCGTTCGTTCATTTGCATTCACTGACTCGTCTAGCACCCATATTAATCTGTCTGTGGGGTCCACATTATAGAATTCTGAAAGATACTAGTAAAAGCACAGGaagtgtatattatttttaatgttttttttgagagagcgcgtgagtgggggagggcagagagagaggggggcagaatcccaagcaggctctgtgctatcagtgcagagcccaacatgggcttggaACTCCCAAatcgtgaagtcatgacctgagccaaaatcaaaagtcagatgcttaactgactgagccacccaggcaccccaagtgtatgttactttatattcttttttttttttttagtgtttatttttgagagagagcgtataagcaggggaggcgcaCAGGGaaagagatagaatctgaagcaggctgcaggctctgagctgttggcacagagcccgatgtggggcttgaactcatgaactaagatcacgagctgagccaagttggacacttaaccaactgagccacccacacaccccttactttatattttcaaatttattttacgTTATCTCCAAACAAGTTAACATCTTCTCAAGACTGTTCTTTGCTAAGCTATGAAATGGGACTTCATGAGCACACCTGGGACTAAcccaaactaatttttttttcatgtttatttatttattttgagagagcctgaggaggggagggttagagagagagcaagagagaatcccgaactgtgagatcatgacttgagccgaaatcaagagctggacgctcaactgactgagccacccaggcgccctagactTCAACCCAAATTTTAGGAGTCTAAGTCCATTGCcattaaataagtttattttttttaattttttttttaacgtttatttatttttgagacagagagagacagagcgtgaacaggggaggagcagagagagagggagacacagaatctgaaacaggctccaggttctgagctgtcagcacagagcccgacgcagggcttgaactcacggaccgcgagatcgtgacctgagctgaagtcggctgcttaaccgactgagccacccaggcgcccctgccattaAATAAGTTTAAGCAGTAGTTATACATACTTACAGTAAAACCACTCCTGAACAGAATCTAAGATGGTCCTCATCTGTGTCCAGTTTGACCTACCCTATCTGAAGTTTCAGTGTCAAGGCACTCCCTTCTAGCTCTCCTGAGATTTTTGgtttttctatgagttttgttttgtttttaaaccaccaTCTAAAGAGCCCTAAACTTTTTGGCTCTTAGTACCTGGATCCTCAATTTAATacctaaattaatatttaaaatgaaaggtgGCAGGGGGacaagggaagggagggcaggcaCAAAAAAGGTTATTTCCACCTCTGATTTTATATAacttgttttctctgtcttcagaaTGTTCTCCCATCCTAAGAAAGTTCTATTCATCCGTCAAATATCAACTCCTTCCCAAATCCTAAAACCATCCCAACACCACCAAACCTGGTTAACTGCCTTTTGCTGGACATGTGCTGCCCTTTATACAAATGTCTTCTAATAGATTTATCACTCTGCACCATAGATATGtaaaaaaactcatttatttacatgtctttccaaagggtttctttttaatttttttttaatgtttatttgtttttgacagagggagaggcagagcgtgagtgggggaggggcagaaagagagggagacacagaatccaaagcaggctccaggctctgagctgtcagcacagagcccgacgcggggctcaaactcacagaccgcgagatcatgacctgagctgaagtcggtcgctcaaccgactgagccccccaggcacccctcaaagggTTTCTTAAAGCCAGAAGGGCTTTAAGATTCATTgatttgattcattcattcttggaACGGACAGTGGTtactagcacacagtaggtatttaaTGTGTATTGGATGAAAGAATGGCACTGGAACATCTAACCTACAAGGAGTTTCAACTGTGAGTTCatagagaggagcagagaagaacACTTAAGATTAGTAAAACAGAACTTTTCACACATAAAGCCACCCTCAAATAATGTGTAATTCACCCAGATGAAGATAAAACACTGGCTTTTCTGTGGAGACTCAGCAATGTGGATGCCTGCTCAGTATCGAGACATTTTCACGAGTCATTTGCTACctctttattttcaagttggCCCTGACTTAgttatcatcctcattttccaAGAGAGGAAAAGGGCTCAACTATTCTTATTCACACACTGCCACCTTCTACTCGAATTTGAGAACTGAGACTCACAGCCAATAAACAAATCGTACGGTTACCTGGATGAGGCGGTACTCCGGTGTGTACAGGTGGTTGAAAAGGGCGTGGTAGAGGACCTGGGCTCTGTTATACTGGAGCAAATCAGCAGCTGGCTGCAAGCAAATTACCCAGTTAAAAGCTTCCCAACGGTGCCAAACCATGGATAATTTTCGAACTTGAATTATGGGTACGTAGGGTCTATTACACCAAAGGATTCACAATAGCACTCTCGGCAAAGTGGTGCAGCAGAAGGGTGCTGGGCCCAGAACAGCACCCTCTACTTCtgtgtatacttttttaaaagctccacAACACAtagttaagagggaaaaaaaaaaagtttccttgagTAACAGCTTGCGCATTTGGGTGTGTGTAATCCCTTTCAGTTTCCGATTCTTTTGCTCCTTGAAAGTCAACTGTTAATTACTCAAGGTCTGGTTATTCATTTTGACACGCGTGATCATGGCCCAGGTGTCTTCCACATATTACCTACGAGACACAATCTACTAGGCTGgcagaaggaaaatataaagaaaaaatataaatcagtgatttttttcacgTAACGGCATTAATGGAAAGTTAATAGGAAATATGAAAAGGCAAGAATAGTGATATCATGACTCAGTCTGTCCCATCAACACAGATGACAAAGTGCAGAGGTCGCTCACCACATTAAGCACGATGTGACGGAGGCAGTGGACACCCAGTATTTTGTTCTCTGTTTGATAATCATCCGAGATGAGCAGCGATGGGGGAAGTATCCTCTCCAGATGTTGGTTCAGCCAGGGTCGAGAGACCTGCTGCAGAGTCCATGAGAAAACATGTTTTGTGGCAGGGTTATTCTTCCAGGATTCTCTATATAGAAATGTGAAACCATAGGAAGTAAAGTGATACAGTGTtagctagcaaaaaaaaaaaaaaaaaaaaaaaaattaaactcttcaAGCTAAATAAAGCATTATCTTGCCCTTGAAAAAAATACATCCCCCATAAGATATCTCTTGATGTTATGCATACTAAATCAAAATAACTTACactaaatacatttaataatcaCCCAGGGCTCTGGGTCTAAAGCTAATCCAATGAGAAGGATCCATTTAAAACCAACAGCTTGTAAAGAATCTGTGGGTGGTTACAGAGGAGACGTGCTGACACGGGAGAGAAGTAAAGGAAACGTCTTCAAGCATCACTGTAATTATTGTAAGGGGGTAAATGAGTCAATATCTGAACAGCAATTTACAACTTATAAAGTGGGTTTACACACTTTACTCAACTAACCTTCAAAATAACTCTGTAATAGATAATATTAtctttatattacaaaaaaatgaaacaggttCAGAGAAGCCCTCTGACCTGGTTCTACtcagaagcaataaaaagaagtacCAGACTACCTCCAAACCAAGCCTTTGAACTCCAAGTTCCTGGTTAAGTGAGAGTTATGTGCACATTTTTTCTCTCATCACTCTGGTGTCACAAATACTAACAAAATAGCAGGTAGAACTGACAGAAAATACTTTAGCTAACAGCAATCTATAGGGTGTTTTTCATTCCAAACACTGCTTCCATATCTAATAACCATCCTTATCTAATAACTGTTGATGAGTTTCAAGATCCCCGAGTTTAAATTCAAACCACTTAAGTTTAAATCCTCTCCAAATCCCATTCTCACCTAACTGAAGAAAGTTCAGTATAAATAATTTGGACAGAACTTCCAATGTCAAGGGCAGTTGTCAGGAGGATGGCAAAGAGCAGTAGAAAATGGGGAGTCTGAAGACCGGGGCTCTAATGTAGAATTTGCCAATGTCTAATGTCATTTATAGCAAATCACCTTTCTGGGCCTTAAGAAATCTCCTATTACAACACCTTTATCTTATTGATGAAGAAACTCAAGTTTCTTTGAGCTCTATCTAACATTCTAAAACGTTAGGCTGAAGCTCAAGTAAGTAGCTCTCTCAACAAGAATACTCACTTATTCAAATCGGGTTTAAGAAGttccattattaaaataaatctccctttctcatcttcattttctccGTGCAGAAATCCTGCCACAGAACCACACTCAGTAACTTGAAGGAGTAAGGCGAGCACCTCTCCAGCAACGTCATGGGATCTTGGGCTGGTCCATGGTTGCTCCAAGCTGTGTGTGACCGCAAAAATATAGATGGGTCCTGCCAAGTCACGTAGGCCTGTCTTCCACTTAGGGCAAACCAAGGAATTCTTGGCCGCCTCAAATTTCCCCAAGAGTTTAAGAAATACTAAGCCAACTGCTGCCGCTTTCTCGGCCACTTCAGAGTAACCATGACCTCTACCTTCCTGCTCCTTGGGTGGGGCTGCATACTTCTCCAGGGCTTTTGCCACCTGCCCCAGCATTTCGGGCATTCCGTGGAGCGATGTGCCACTCCCCTCAAAAAACTGATCGCGTTCTGTGGCTTCTATGAGAGCACTGAGGTCCTGAACTGCTGCACTTTTGGCCTTGCCCCGTCGGGACTCCTGGCTGGTAAGGCGGTGCAAAATCTGGGAGAAGGACTGTCCGAGGGCCGAGGAAGGCCACTCTCCCGGCAAGGAAGTGCCTTCCCGCGATGGGGATTCCCGAGAGCGGTCATGCTCCATTTCTCGGACTGCGGCAGTGATGAGCTGGTCTCCCCCAGAGAACCAAGATggaggcaaggggggggggggggggggatctgctAGAGAAAGATCACTCGGATGCTGGAATTCTCCCGAAGAAAACAACTAAAGCCAAATAAAACGGCAAGACGTCCGGGGGACGGAGGACCAAGAATCTAACCAGCATAATAAAAGTAAAGTCTGCAGAGGAAAAGGtgcaggaaagggaaaggagccTCTCTGGGAGTAAGAGAATCTCAGACTCCCAACggatgattaaaaacaaaaacaaaaccccaagagTTTAAGAAATAACCCCCTAAGGTATGAGCAGAACACCTCTACGGGCACCTCCAGACCTTCCCGCACGCCCTGCGCCCATCAGGATCCGGACCTAGCTATCCTCGCTGCCGCAAAGCACAAAGCTAGCTTCCGCTGATATTGAGGCAACACTTCGTCATTTCACGACCTACTGTCGTAAAGCAACAGAGAATCGGGTTCCAGAAAAGGTGGCGTTTGGGCGAAAAATTTGCATAGATAGATCCTCTTgctagttttgtttctgttttcatttagtaAGGTAGGAACAAAAGAAGAACATCGATAATGTCTTAAAAGTGTACAGGATTTTACGGTTGAGACTGAGTGTATAAGTACTCTGTATGTCACCCTTTCTGTAAAGTCAGTGGGACATCCTCGGTACTCCTTAACAGGAAACATGGCCTGATCCTTTTGTAGTTCATAAGCGTGATGATTGGGTGTTCACGCCGTTGTGTGACATGTGCCACCCTTAAACCTTGTTACGACGCTGGCACATTACCCGTCTGACGTGAACTTGGGAGGATCCTTTTACTCTTCGAGTGATGCAAAAAGTTAGTGTCCTTTATATCCGTCGGTGTTCTGGTTGCAGGTTGTCACGCTGATTTTCTAGTTGGATTCGAGCCCTAGCTTTTTGGTTCCATACGAGGTGTTAGTAGCCGGGAGCCGGAGTTTTTAAATGGCTACCCGTGGGTTGCGGGGAGTCAGTTGCCAGTGTCCGGCGAGGATGCACTTCTGAAGtctgaccacccccaccccgacgCGGGGGGCCTTCCAGCAAGATGGGTGGTTCGGCCGGCGCCGTCGCGCCGGGGGCCGGCTCTCGAGTGTGAGCCCCCTGCGCTGCGCTGTGGCCACGCGCAGTACTGGGCTCTGGACGGCAGGCGGCGCCTCTCGAGTGTGAGCGCCCTGTGCTGCGGTGTGGCCGCGCGCAGTACTGGGTCTGGGCGGCAGGCGGCGCCGGGAGCGAGCCAGCGGGCCTCGACAATCTGCAGGTTCGAGCAGGGGGCCCACAACCACCTAGCGGTCATTGGTTCGGCTTAGACAGGCGGGGCGGGTTGGGCAACCATGGCCCAGTGTGAGAACGTGTCCTGTCTCGCCGTGTCATGTTGCGTCGGCACTGCTTGTCCCCTAGCTGCGGGTTCCCAGAGGGTAGAATTGTGCCCAAGTGACCTGGGCTCCCCAGCGGCGGTTAACGGTGCCTGGCTGTCCCCGGGAGTTTGTTCGTGACTTCCTGTAGTTTCCCCCGCATCGTAGGAGCCCGGGAAGCAGACTTGATTGGTGCCAAGGCGGGAGCGGCAGCGCGAAGAAATGGGCGTCGCACACCGGAAGGGGTCGGAGAGCAGGCTTGGCTGCTTCTCGGAGGGGGAGCCTCGGCTAGCAGCCCCGCGCCTCCGCCACGCACCCAGAAGGTCGCCGCCTGCCTTTGGGATTCctgctccctcacccccaccccagagaatCCAGAGACAACCCTGTGGGGTTTTCCGATCGTGGGGTGTATGTTTgcagggacggagggagggaggttcTCCTCCCCAGGGAGTGGTTCGGATCCGGAGAGACTTAGAGGACTTTGGTCCCACCTTGGAGAGGGCACTACTTGCGGGTGTCCTATCTGCGATGTCTTCCTTGCTCCTTTCCTTGTTcgctcgctgtgtgaccttggagaaaaAGTCcagtaacctctctgtgccttaatttctTTAACGgtaaaatgtgagaaattttaGTCCCTACTTGTTAGGATTGTTATGAGAAATAAAGaagttatatatgtgtgtgtcaaCAGCTTAGGGCAAGCTCTGGGGAGTGTTACATTCTCTACAGGCAGTAGCTTTTAATTGTTAAACCACAGCTTATGTATTAATTTACGTTTCCTCTTTTGAGGGAATTTTGTGGTTAGGAACCTTCCTCTTTGCGTCTTTCATTTGGCCTTGCCTTCTCCGACCAATCGGTGGCTCTCATGATTTTCTAAGTAATTTCAAACATTGACAAAAACTAGTTCATCCCAAGGGGATTCTCCCATATTAAGGCCCGTGTGGGAGCAAGATGCCAGTCAATAGACTGTTACTGTGTCCCTCCTGTGTGTCAGCCTCTTTTCCCTGTTCTACCCACTGCTTGTGCTAAGTGGATCCAAGATCTCCCTCACTTGTGAGCAAAGTTACCTGTATTGCAGAGACCTCCCCCTCTTCACTCTGAGTTTCCTGAGGCCAGAGACCACGTCTttatccccagggcctggcacaatTTAGCCATGCAGTAAACGTTTGTTGAGCTCACGTGTCTATCCACAGAAGACTGGCTGAATAAACCACGGTATATCTACAGAATGCAGTTCTGTGAAGctttacaaaagaatgaagacCATCTCTGTGGAAGGCCACCAGACTCCAGgatacattaagtgaaaaaagcaagacTGGGACCCTGTATACGCTGCCTTCCTTCGAAGAAAGATGTGTGCTTTGcttacattttaaagaagaagcaATGGAAGTATAAATCACAAACTAATAAAAATGGTTGCATATAAGAAGAACAGGATGTAAGAGATGGAAATAAGGGCTAGacttattttcatatattgtgtTTTATAGTTTGACTTTGGAATCATGTAAATGGTTTAcatgctacatttttaaaagaaaatagcaaagcattttgcaaaaggacaaaaaaagccATTAATCAAAGTATATCAGGAGTTACTGACATAACTGcatggaaaaataagaaactgaCTTTAAAACTCATTATTTTGACTACATAATCTTAGTgtgacacatcttttttttttttttttttaaatttttttttttcaacgtttttttttttaatttatttttgggacagagagagacagagcatgaacgggggaggggcagagagagagggagacacagaatcggaaacaggctccaggctctgagccatcagcccagagcctgacgcggggctcgaactcacggaccgcgagatcgtgacctggctgaagtcggacgctcaaccgactgcgccacccaggcgccccgtgtgaCACAtcttaaggataaaaaaaatggcCAAGAAATCAAGCTGCATTTAATAACACTATTTGTTAGTAATAAGACTAGTCTTGTTATTTACATGCTATTGCgtgtatttgtattatatatatatgtataaataaaatagtaaataattgaATTGATATTGTTGGAAACCAAGGTCTTCAGTGAGAGATGAAAAGATACAGGTATCAAAATCAATGATGTTAGGGATAAgttgtaaaatggaaaatttaaattggCAATGGTAGTATGAATTCATgattaaattttctctttctacaaAATGCATGTATGCAGGCTGTGTCCACTGAGAAGGCCAAGAAGCAATGGCAATCTCTTGGCTATGAGCAGCCCTAGTGTCCAAATGGGTCATCTAAATGCCATTGCCCACTGAAGAGGAACAGAGACCCCTTTCGGAAATGACTGATTTCAGAACCAAGGCAGGGATTGTGTAAGATGAGCCTGTGACATTTTGTTAGGCCAGAAAGCAAGGTAGCTATCAAATACTACTGAGGTTTTGTCAAAAGAACCCAAGAGCAAATAGAAAGGGGCACCCTTTGGCTAAAGATGGAATCGTTTGGGCTCAAGAAAGAATAATGACTGATTTGATCTTAACATATCTATAGAAATCCATGAATatgtagtaatattttttttaaatccctcatTGCTTACCTTTGTATCACCTAAGGAACTAACTCTTTATTTGGAAAACTggtaaataagaggaaaaaatcaaGTCTCTATTCTGCTGTTATTTCAGGGTACCCAAATAGtttgaaaagataataaatgcAACAGAAAGGTTAGAATTAGAgattcacggggcacctgggtggctcagtcggttaagcggccgacttcggctcaggtcatgatctcacggtccgtgggtttgagccccgcgtcgggctctgtgctgacagctcagagcctggagcctgtttcagattctgtgtctccctctctctgaccctccccggttcatgctcagtctctctctgtctcaaaaataaataaatgttaaaaaaaaaaaattaaaaaaaaaaaaagaattagagattCACTCTTCACAACTCCTAATGAAGCACGGGGACAAGGCAACAATGGCTTAACAGCATGGCTATTCAAAGTATGAGGTGggggccgcctggctggctctgtgggtGTCACATGtggctcctgatctcagggttgtgagttcgagccccatgctgggcatggagattacttacaaagaaaaaatttaaaaagtatgagGTGGAATGTAAGTGGGAGACAAAATGGCTGGATGGAGCTAAAAAACCTGAACCCACTGATTTATCTTAACAGCATCACGAAGAGTGAGACACACAGATACCATGTGCAATAGGAAGTACACAGCATCTATGAAACACTCTTGCACAAAAATTGAACCTTCATCTAATCAAACTCCTAGATCTAACTACCAGATAAATGGCAAGAAATATGGCagacaaacagatgaaaagaGACTACAATGGTATCATCAGCCAAACAAGGATATGGGAAGTTCCACAAATTAACGTGTCTCTTCAAGAAATAATTCACATGGAAGAAATGGGGTAGAGGGAGAACTGATAGAAATTAAGAGCTTTTAAAGACATCTCAACCAACTGCAGTGTCAGATCCTGTTTTCTATAAATTGGGAAAATACCTAGTATTATAAAACCTTACCCTAAAAATTATAATCCTACCAAAGCTTCCAGTGAGCCAAAAGACAGCCTTCatttttgaatatgaaatattatatataacacgaaatgtatataatatgaaatatataatatgaaattttttaaaatgcaacatacaaactttaacaaaaataacaGGCAAAATCAAACAGG is drawn from Panthera leo isolate Ple1 chromosome B1, P.leo_Ple1_pat1.1, whole genome shotgun sequence and contains these coding sequences:
- the TTI2 gene encoding TELO2-interacting protein 2 isoform X1; the protein is MEHDRSRESPSREGTSLPGEWPSSALGQSFSQILHRLTSQESRRGKAKSAAVQDLSALIEATERDQFFEGSGTSLHGMPEMLGQVAKALEKYAAPPKEQEGRGHGYSEVAEKAAAVGLVFLKLLGKFEAAKNSLVCPKWKTGLRDLAGPIYIFAVTHSLEQPWTSPRSHDVAGEVLALLLQVTECGSVAGFLHGENEDEKGRFILIMELLKPDLNKESWKNNPATKHVFSWTLQQVSRPWLNQHLERILPPSLLISDDYQTENKILGVHCLRHIVLNVPAADLLQYNRAQVLYHALFNHLYTPEYRLIQAVLSCLLDLFPVLEKGLHWKGGGARPTTHCDEVLQLILTHMEPEHRLLLRRTYARNLPAFVKRLGILTVRHLKRLERVVIGYLEVYDGPEEEARLKTLETLKLLMQYTWPRVSCRRVVLLKALLKLICDVARDPNLTPEPVKSALLEEATDCLILLDHCCQGQVKGLLVKILQSCEDSKVVNCIRKVQQVSEGTPYDGT
- the TTI2 gene encoding TELO2-interacting protein 2 isoform X2, with translation MEHDRSRESPSREGTSLPGEWPSSALGQSFSQILHRLTSQESRRGKAKSAAVQDLSALIEATERDQFFEGSGTSLHGMPEMLGQVAKALEKYAAPPKEQEGRGHGYSEVAEKAAAVGLVFLKLLGKFEAAKNSLVCPKWKTGLRDLAGPIYIFAVTHSLEQPWTSPRSHDVAGEVLALLLQVTECGSVAGFLHGENEDEKGRFILIMELLKPDLNKESWKNNPATKHVFSWTLQQVSRPWLNQHLERILPPSLLISDDYQTENKILGVHCLRHIVLNVAVLSCLLDLFPVLEKGLHWKGGGARPTTHCDEVLQLILTHMEPEHRLLLRRTYARNLPAFVKRLGILTVRHLKRLERVVIGYLEVYDGPEEEARLKTLETLKLLMQYTWPRVSCRRVVLLKALLKLICDVARDPNLTPEPVKSALLEEATDCLILLDHCCQGQVKGLLVKILQSCEDSKVVNCIRKVQQVSEGTPYDGT
- the LOC122218349 gene encoding uncharacterized protein LOC122218349 translates to MSWSPPENQDGGVSSREPEFLNGYPWVAGSQLPVSGEDALLKSDHPHPDAGGLPARWVVRPAPSRRGPALECEPPALRCGHAQYWALDGRRRLSILGLGGRRRRERASGPRQSAGAREADLIGAKAGAAARRNGRRTPEGVGEQAWLLLGGGASASSPAPPPRTQKVAACLWDSCSLTPTPENPETTLWGFPIVGCMFAGTEGGRFSSPGSGSDPERLRGLWSHLGEGTTCGCPICDVFLAPFLVRSLCDLGEKVQ